CGGCGGCGGCGCAGCCGGGGAACGCCAGGCTGGGGCAGGTgagcgggggtgggaggggtggagggggaggggcgggggccaGAGACATCACCCCTTTCCATTTTCATAGTCAGTCCTCCGGACAGTGAGCCGGTCTCGGAGAGTATACTGGGGAGGGGTTTGCGTTCAGAGTTCCGTGGAGACTTGGATCCCACGGACAGGGTCAGAGGTCGGGCACCCTGTCCTTTGTGAAGGATGGGGGCGAGGGCAAGGGCGAGAGTGAGGTGGGCCCCGTGCTGCCCTCACGCTGTCTCTCACCCGCAGCTCGGGCCTGGTGCAGGCCTCTCCATTGCTGTTGCCGCGGAGCCTtcagcccaggtcctctggcagcCAGGGATCAGGCTAGCTGCCTTCCCTGGGCGCCCTGTCCTGGAGCCATGGGGCCCACCTAGCCCCTGCCTGCCCAGATGTCCCGGCCCAGGGACTGCTGACCTCTGCTACAGGAGGAGGCCCCTCCACGCCCCCTTGCCAGCTTCAGCAGACAGAGACCCTGGGTGAACTCCAGAGCCCCAAACAGCCACCCATACCCCCTTGTCCCcgcctgcttccccctccccctcctcttcctcctcctcttcggaCTGAATCGGATAAGCCATTGTGGCCACTGGGAGGGGGGTTGCCCTCCAAGCTGTCGCCGGCTGCCCCTTGCAGTCCACAGAGTAACCGTGGTCCTCACCAGGCCTGGCAGGACCAGGATGcagccccttctcttcccccacgGCCCCACCCAACACCCCCACCTGTGCCAACGTCCAGTCTGACTGTAGAGAGCCGGATGCCAGCTGACCCTGGGCCTGAGGTGGGCAGTGGATGGCCGGGCCTCCTCATGTCCTGCCTGAAAGGCCCCCATGTCATCCTCAAAATGGAGGCCATGAAGATCGTCCACCCTGAAAAGTTCCCTGAGCCCCCGGCGGCCACCCCCCGCTTCCCCCCTGCACCCAGGCCCACTCCCACTCTGGCACCCAAGCGCGCTTGGCCCTCAGACACAGAGATCATTGTCAACCAGGCATGTGGGGGGGACATGCCTACCTTGGAAGGAGCATCCCACACTCCACCCTTGCCAAGGCGGCCCCGCAAGGGCAGTTCTGAGTTGGGCTTCCCCCGGGTGGCACCGGTGGATGAGGTCATTGTAAATCAGTATGTGATTCGACCTGGCCCAACAGCCTCTGCACCTTCATCATCTGGGCCAGTGATAGCAGGTGAGCCCCTGGAATGCCCCACCTGTGGGCACACATACAACGTCACTCAACGGCGGCCCCGTGTGCTGTCTTGCCTGCACTCCGTGTGTGAGCAGTGCCTGCAGATTCTTTATGAGTCTTGCCCTAAGTACAAGTTCATCTCCTGTCCCACCTGCCACCGTGAGACTGTGCTCTTCACTGACTATGGCCTGGCTGCACTGGCTGTCAACACATCCATCCTGAGCCGCTTGCCACCTGAAGCCCTGACTGCCCCATCCGGTGGACAGTGGGGGGGTGAATCTGAAGGCAGCTGCTACCAGACCTTCCGGCAGTACTGTGGGGCTGCATGCACCTGCCATGTGCGGAACCCACTATCTGCCTGTTCCATCATGTAGTGTCCACCTGCCCACTACTGCCTGCAGGTCCTTGCTCACCGCTTCTTCAGGGAACTGGCTTTGTCCTGTTGCCCGCTGACCCTTTCTTGCCCACTGTGGCTCTGGCCCTACCCTGCGTGGCATTGTCGCTGCAGCCAACTTTGCCATTAAAACTCTTTGCCAAAGTTTGCACTTGTTCACTGATTGAAGCTAACTCCTGTGGGCTATGCCTATGCCTGGGCCTAGGGTAGGTTCCCAAGGTTATATTCCAAACATGGTCTAACCAGGAGCTGCCAGAGGGTGACCCAGCTCCATTCAAGGTTGGCTTGCTCTGCTTGTTGAAGGGCAAGCTGGCCCTAGTGTACTGCTCAGGAGGTCTGGACTAGCTGGGAACACATTGGTACATGGAGATGTGGCCCAGCTAGGGAGACAGAACTTTCAGCTGTGTGGTAAAGCTCATTGGTAGTCCCAGCATACTGGAAGCTAAAGCAGGTTTGTGAAGTCAGCATGAGTTGCACAGAGAGATCCCGTCTAAAAAACAAGTACTTTTCTTCTGGCCAGGGATGTATGGAAATAGCCTCTGGACAGCATACGTAGAGGCTTACAGCTGGCCAAGATCAAAAACGCAGCAGTCTTTTAAATGACCTGCCTATGACTGGTACAGGTACAATTGAAAAGGGTTGTGAGGAAAGTACCTGGATGGCGGAGATGGAGTAATAATGAGGATGGCTGAGGTAATGATAGTATCAGTAACTGTTtattgagaggttttttttttttttttttttttttttagataggttttctctgtatagccctggctgtcctggaactcactctgtagaccaggctggccttgaactcagaaatccgcctgcctcccaagtgctaggattaaaggcgtgcaccaccactgcccagcctgagaGCCTTTCTTATGTTTGTTATACCAGACTCAGTCTGAAATGTTACATCCTGCACTGTGTCACCAATGAGCTGTGAAGTGAGCTTACATTTGCCTGAATCTCCCAAGTGAGGGATCCTGGTCCAGTGACATCAGTTGTAGAGTCAATTAGGAAGAGCTGGACCTTGGGCATTTGGAGGCTTCAGGGTCTGGATGGGCCCATGCAATACAAAGGCAATATTGATCCCAGCTCCTCTGGGCTACCTTCTCTGGTGAGAGTATCTTAGGTTGGGTGGGGAGCCTTTGAAGGTTGGTTTGTACAGTACAGGCCTctcctgtggctgctgctgttgccTTCAGGGATACACACCAGCTGTCTGGAGCAGGTGAGTCTGTAGCCTTTGCCTTCTCCAATGAACAGATCTCAGGATAAACAGAATCACTGCTAGAATCACACATTTGTGCCCACCTTCACCAGCTGGACCACGAGCTGGCAGTATAGCCCACTTTCTGCCTGTGGCCAGTGAGCTGACCGCCCATGGCAAGCACAGGGTTCTTTTCACAGCTCTTCCTGCCAGGCCAAACTCCTTCAGAGGCTGTCCTTGTGTCCTTGGCTTCAGCTAGTATCTAAGCTGCAAGGGTGTGTAAGCACTCTGGCTGGCTTAGGCTCTTAGGCATGTATAGTCTTGGTATTGGTGATAACAAGTCTTGGCTGATTACCAGAATCTGAGCATGGACTTCAAAGCTTGGCCACCATTCTGGAATCTGCTTAGTGGTTGGAATGGTCTAGCAGCATGAAGAGCACCCCTAGTAAAATGAGTGGTGTGAAGATGACCACAAGCCCTAGCAGTTCAAGTACCAGCAGGCTCAGCAGTGACAAGCGGCGGGCACAGGGGCCACGTTCCCGCAGTGCCCACAACCAGGTACCTAGGctgggagggcagggcaggaaggggAGACAGCTCCGACCTCCCACAGGCCCTGCCAGGAAGCGTAGCTGGTAGCGGTGCTCTAAGGACCCCCAGGGCCAAGGGCCAGGATGCAAGGCTGTGATGGATGCAGTACGCATTGGGTGCTGGGGTCCATCAGCTCGAAGCAGTTCCTCCTGCAGCTGACAGATCTCCCACTCTAGCATGGGTGTCTTCTGACGACACAGTGGACAGCACACACGGCCCAGGTCAGCTCTGGGGGTCATGCCTAACAGTTGGTGTAGGCAGCCCACACATAGGCTGTGACCACAGTTTAGCAGGGTCAGGTGGTGCTCACTAGGCCCATAAGGCTCAGCACAGATGggacattcctcctcctcctcaacctgCCCCTCACCTTCCTGCTGTTCCACAGTTGACTTTAGGGCCCAGGCACCGGATGGGTCTCTGGCCTCCAGTTCAGGTTTACTGTCTGGAGTTCTGGCACCTGGAGGGGCCCTGAGATCATCCTCTTCATCTGCTGGTAGCTGGCACAGTGGGTCCAAGAGCTCAGGACCCAGAGAAGCACCGGGTGAACTAGCAAACCCAGAGCTGGTGTCATTAGGTCCCAGGGTAGAGCCACCAGAACAGGAGTCAGGATGAGTAGACTGAGGCTCCAGGGTGACAGCTGGGAGTGTGACCCTCAGCAACCAGGCACAGCTTGGCCTCCACCCAGTCACCGGAGCACCAACCTCTAGATACACCTTTGGCTTGCTGACCTCACTGGAAGTAAGCTTCACTTGGGTCCCCGCAGCACGTCAACTCTTGGTATCTCAGGCCTAAGCGTAATGTTGGTCTGGTCCCTGTTCCACAAGTTGACAGACAGAACAGAGGTTCCTTAGCTCCCAGCTGCCCTGGGACCTGTCTGACTCCTCCAACAGGGTTTCCTTTTCAGCACTGAAGGCCCTGCCCATGGGCGGGCCAACACAAATCACACCCCCTCCACCCTGATGtttctttcagttctttggaAAGAATAGTACGTGCTGGCTCTTGGCTGGGACTTCCAAATAGCTAAGTCCTCTGTTTGTCCATGAGAAGGGTATATGAACTTGGCTGAGTTGTGTGGCCATCAGAGAAGGGGACTAGCTTGGCTAAGCTGACAGTACAAGCCTGTGCTCATGCCCTGGAGGGGTCTTTGCCCACCACTACCAGATGCAGATAATCCATGTCCCACCCACCACCCTCAAATCTAGAAGCACAAAAAGTGGAAGTGAGCAGCTACCCAGGTAGTTAGCCCATGTTTATAGACCTGAAGACTGACAGAGTTGCCCAATCCCAATGCTCAGGAGGCTTGCTCCCTGGTGGCTTTCAACTGAGCTGAGCTGCACAGGTGCTATGGGATTAATGGGAAGAGCACGAGGTCAGAGGGGCAGTGCAGCCCTCACAGCTCTATGCCCTTTGGAGGGCTTAGCAGGCCCTTGGTAGTATGGACTATAAGTGCAGATTTGGGACAGAATGAAGGGGGTCTGAGAGAAAACCAGGAGTGCTGGCTGCACTGGGGCTGGGGCTACGTATGGGACACTGGGTTCCACCGAGTTTGGATGTACACAGGAACTGCCCTCCTGGTCAGCTGGACCTAAAAAGCTAAACTGTGGGTCTACCCAGTGTTCTGGGATTAGAGGGCAAGAGACAACAATGGGCCTTCTAGACCTCAGCAGGCTCCCCAATACAGCTGTTAATGTGGGTGTGAGCTAGCAAGTGGCTCCTCAGGCCCAGGTCTCAGTCTGGAAGCGCAGTGTCTGCTGGAGCCTAGCAAGGTAGGCAGATGCATCTGCAGTGGAGAGTTGTCCTTCTTCTTGAAAAATGGACATCAGGGCTTCCGAAACATCCGTAGGCAAATATTTAGCATTGCTGGAAAGGCAGGCCTCAGAAAGCTCAGAGATCCTGGAGTCCCAACCCTGCCTACTCCCCTTCCCTAAAGGCTGGTCCACTCCCCACATTCCCAAGTTTGCTCACCCTGCTAGGTAGAAGTAGGCACCTTGGCCATCCAGCAGCTCCCAGACAAGTGGCCCCCGCTCTCGGAGCCGGTGCTGCACATATACCTTCTGTTCCTGCAGGGGTCAGAGGCTAAGTTTCAGCCATCCCAACTCCTGTTCTATTTAACTTGAATATACTCACCTGCTCCCGGGAGAAGGCTGTAACCAAGGTCAGGCAGCCCTTCTGCTCTAGCTTCTGCCATTCAGTTTGCCAGTAGAAGTCCTGATCCCGCAGGCGGCAGCCAAAGAACAAGAAGTTTCCTGGGGTACATAGGGCAGTCCCCGTCTGGATGCAGAAATTCAGCTAGACCATGCTCAGTGGTCAGGTCACACTACTTTGGAGCTCCTGTACTCACCAGTTTGGCCATGGGCCACTCGTTCCTGAATGGCTGCTCGGAAGGGGGCCACACCAGTTCCAGcccccaccatgataatgggTGTGTCTGGTGTTTCTGGGAACACGAGGCTCCCAGGCTGTACCCACAGAGGCACCCGGACAGGTCCTGCTGCAGAAGGGAAATGGCATGTAGGAGGTCAAAAGACAATGCTAAGGTGCTCACTGGGGCTTGAGGAGCTCCTGGGGTGGAAGGAACGGGGAAGACAGGCACTTGGGGCTATACTCTCTCCCAACCCCAGAACTATGGATTTACCTTGCCCAGGATTCAGGGATGCTAGCCAGGAGGAGCAGAGACCACGGCGGGGTTCCTTCAGACGAGTCTGGTACTTTACCACAGCCACAAGGACCTGTAGCCTCCCGGGATGAGCCTATGGACACAGTGATGGCACTGCCCTGCTAAAGCACTCTTGCCTACTACCAACCCTAGGAGGGACAACCCTGGTAGAGAGGCAGCCCCCATCTACACACGCCCTACCCAGTCCCAGCTTTTCCAGCCAGTCTTCAGTTCTACTCAGAGTCTCTCACCAGTAGGGAGGAGGCAATGGAGAAGGCCCGTGGGCGGATCCGAGGGATTAGGTCCAGAAGGTAGTCTGGAGGAATGGCGCCCGCTGTGTGTGGGAAGTCGCATAGCACCTGGATAAATGGGGTCTTATTGTGTGGTGCTGTGCATACCACAGCTCAGCAGCCCATACCCACCTGCCTGCCCACAGGCCAGCCCACCTCCAAGATGGTTCTGCGGGGCCGATtgcagtactcccagagctcttcCTGACCTCTGGCAGAGCTCAATTCCAACAGCTTCTCTCGCTCCAGCGCATGTTCTGAGAGACAAGCCAGGAGCTCAAAGAAGGAACGGCGGGGCACACTGGCAATGTCCAAGTACTGCGACACGAGGTGCCACACAGTGCAGGGCTGAGGCAGCCCTGGTGGATAAGGGACACCTGCAGGAATGGCATGGAGGCTTGGTGGGTAGGGTCATTAGGTGGTACCTTGGAGCTCAGAGCTGGTGCATCTCCTGTACTCACCTGGTTCCCGTGGCTTAAGCGTGAAAAACTGATTGGGGTCCAGGCACAACACTTGGCAGAACTGCTGGGTGTGGGCCTCTGAGTTAGAGGGCAAAATTAATACAACATCACCAGCAGCAAAACTGTATGAAAAAGTCATCAGAAATGTGGGGATGGTGTAGAAAGGACAGAGGAACTGAGGGGACAGAAGGGATGCGTACTGTGGGGGGAGAATGAAGGTGCTAAGGAGGagatggaagtgggtgggaggTCAAGCTCTCTGAACTGCCTGGCCTTTGGCTTTGCCATACCCTTGTGAAGCCCTACCTACTGCCTACCTTTTCCCTGACCACATCAGCTACCTAGGAACATATGGGCACCCTGCCTGACTGCTTGAGGGCTTGGGTTCCTTACCTGATATTTGAGTCTGTAATGTCAAACTCAATCAGCCGAACATCCTGAAAGTGTTGGGGGCCAGTGACCCTCTGGTTGGTGATCACAGGTGCCAGGAAGGGCTGTAACTCTGATGGGGGTGTCTGAGGGGCTGAGCCGGCTATGTTGAGCTCATCAGCCCCTATGCTGGGGACCTCCTGAAGAAACTGGAAGATGAACTTGGAGGGCAAGCTGTGGAAAGTGGAACTATCAGTTGGGTGGCCTGCGGGGCATAAAACAGC
The DNA window shown above is from Mus pahari chromosome 3, PAHARI_EIJ_v1.1, whole genome shotgun sequence and carries:
- the Rnf208 gene encoding RING finger protein 208 — its product is MPADPGPEVGSGWPGLLMSCLKGPHVILKMEAMKIVHPEKFPEPPAATPRFPPAPRPTPTLAPKRAWPSDTEIIVNQACGGDMPTLEGASHTPPLPRRPRKGSSELGFPRVAPVDEVIVNQYVIRPGPTASAPSSSGPVIAGEPLECPTCGHTYNVTQRRPRVLSCLHSVCEQCLQILYESCPKYKFISCPTCHRETVLFTDYGLAALAVNTSILSRLPPEALTAPSGGQWGGESEGSCYQTFRQYCGAACTCHVRNPLSACSIM
- the Ndor1 gene encoding NADPH-dependent diflavin oxidoreductase 1 isoform X1 codes for the protein MQVPQLLVLFGSQTGTAQDEAERLGREARRRRLGCRVQALDSYSVANLIREPLVIFVCATTGQGDPPDNMKNFWRFIFRKSLPSTSLCQMDFAVLGLGDSSYAKFNFVAKKLHRRLLQLGGSALLPPCLGDDQHELGPDAAIDPWVGDLWEKIMVMYPVPLDIPEIPHGVPLPSKFIFQFLQEVPSIGADELNIAGSAPQTPPSELQPFLAPVITNQRVTGPQHFQDVRLIEFDITDSNISFAAGDVVLILPSNSEAHTQQFCQVLCLDPNQFFTLKPREPGVPYPPGLPQPCTVWHLVSQYLDIASVPRRSFFELLACLSEHALEREKLLELSSARGQEELWEYCNRPRRTILEVLCDFPHTAGAIPPDYLLDLIPRIRPRAFSIASSLLAHPGRLQVLVAVVKYQTRLKEPRRGLCSSWLASLNPGQAGPVRVPLWVQPGSLVFPETPDTPIIMVGAGTGVAPFRAAIQERVAHGQTGNFLFFGCRLRDQDFYWQTEWQKLEQKGCLTLVTAFSREQEQKVYVQHRLRERGPLVWELLDGQGAYFYLAGNAKYLPTDVSEALMSIFQEEGQLSTADASAYLARLQQTLRFQTETWA
- the Ndor1 gene encoding NADPH-dependent diflavin oxidoreductase 1 isoform X2, whose product is MQVPQLLVLFGSQTGTAQDEAERLGREARRRRLGCRVQALDSYSVANLIREPLVIFVCATTGQGDPPDNMKNFWRFIFRKSLPSTSLCQMDFAVLGLGDSSYAKFNFVAKKLHRRLLQLGGSALLPPCLGDDQHELGPDAAIDPWVGDLWEKIMVMYPVPLDIPEIPHGVPLPSKFIFQFLQEVPSIGADELNIAGSAPQTPPSELQPFLAPVITNQRVTGPQHFQDVRLIEFDITDSNISFAAGDVVLILPSNSEAHTQQFCQVLCLDPNQFFTLKPREPGVPYPPGLPQPCTVWHLVSQYLDIASVPRRSFFELLACLSEHALEREKLLELSSARGQEELWEYCNRPRRTILEVLCDFPHTAGAIPPDYLLDLIPRIRPRAFSIASSLLAHPGRLQVLVAVVKYQTRLKEPRRGLCSSWLASLNPGQGPVRVPLWVQPGSLVFPETPDTPIIMVGAGTGVAPFRAAIQERVAHGQTGNFLFFGCRLRDQDFYWQTEWQKLEQKGCLTLVTAFSREQEQKVYVQHRLRERGPLVWELLDGQGAYFYLAGNAKYLPTDVSEALMSIFQEEGQLSTADASAYLARLQQTLRFQTETWA